Within the Opitutaceae bacterium TAV5 genome, the region GTATTCATGGGGTGATGACAAAATGGCACCTTCCCCCGTGCATGGGTCCAGACGCAACCGCGCCTTCTTCGACGGCCACGTCGCCTCCGTCGGCCTGAAAGAACCCCAGAAAACCTGGTAACCACTCCACTCTGCCTCTGCGTTCACGCTTTTTCTCCGTCGCCTGTTTCCGGAACCCATGTACACGCGAAAACTTCCCTTGCTTGCCGCAGCCTTGTCGGCATTGACCGCTTTCGCCGTTCCGGCAACCATGTCGGCGACCGCTGCGCCGGAAGCGCGCACGGTTCTTGCCGACGATCTGACACAGGTCACCGTCAAGGATGCCCGGGCCAACCAGACCGCCACCTCGGAGGGCAATGTTTACAGTAATCTCGGCAACAACGATATTTTCCAGGGCTCCGGCCCCGGCCTTCGCGTCAACGGAGCGTGGGCTGCCGGATACACGCGTTTCGATCCGGTGACGCTCGAGGTACCCGGTGACCGTGTGATGCTCCGGCTCACGATCCGTTATGACAGCGCTCCTGCCAACGTCGGAGGCGCGCTTCGCCTCGGCCTCTATGACAGCCGTCAGGACCCCGCCACGCTCTTTCCCCACAACCCCGACACCAACCCTGCAGGGGACAGCGCGCAGGGATATTTTGTGACGCTCAACACCGGCGGCACCGAACAGACCAATCTCTTCCGCGATCCCGGAGACAAAACCGTCACCAGAGGCAACGCCACCTTCACGACAAGCGGCGGCAATCGCATCGTCGGATTCAAAGGCGCGGCCTTCGGCACCGGGTCGCAACCGGTTACATTGATCATCGAACGGACGTCCGCCGGTCTGAAATTTTCCGGCGAGGTCGCCGGAACCCCTTTCGCCATCGGTAACACGGACCGCATCGGTGCCCCCGTCACACATATCTTCGACTCCCTCGTCTTCGGCTCGGGAAACCTCCCCGGAGCATTCACGATCACCGGCATCGAGGTTACGACCAATATCCGCCCCTCATCCGCTTCCTCCCCGTAATCCGGATCCATCAACTCAAAGCTCATGAAAATATTACGCCTCTCCAGTCTCGGCACCCTGATCGTAACCGCCTTCCTGTCCGCTCATCAGGCCTCCGCCGACGATCACACATGGACTGCCGATGCAACGGGCAATCCCGAATGGACATGGGGTGACTCCACCAAATGGAGTCCTGCCGAAGGCGGCGTGCCCAACGCAGCCGATGCCAACGTCACCTTCACCATCACGGGTGGTTCTCCGGTCATCACCCTCAACGGTGCATATGCCGTCAACAACATGACGGTGACCGCCGACGGCGGACGTAATATTTCATTCAATTCCATCAACACCGCAGGCACCCACTCACTGGGCATCGGTGGCGAACTGAAGAAAAACAACGGGAGCAGCAGTGTATCCTTCATGGACTACAACACCGGGCGTCTGCTCAACCTCACGGTCAACACGCTCGGGTTCACCAACACCGGCGGAGGCAATTTTTACTTCGGACGCAACGATGGCGGACGCCGCCTCAACTCGTTGTCCATTGCGAATCTCAACATGGGCGCCTCCGACACGGCGGAGGCCAGCATCCGCCTCAACGTAACAAACGACTACAGCCTGGGGCTGGTTACGTTTGGCGGCACCAACACCAAAAATGTCTATCTCATCAACAACGCATCGAACGCAGCCGGCTACAGCCGCACGGCGACCGTCAACGGCCTGACGCAAACCGCTGGATCGACCGCGGCCACCCTCTACGGATCGCGCATCGCTTCGACCGGCGCCAATGTCGCCACGCTCAGGATCGATACCGATGCCGCAGCCGATTTCACCGCATCCACGATTCTTGTCGACGGCACAGGCGGCACGCTGGCCGTTCTGAAAACGGGCGAAGGGAAACAGACGCTTTCCGGCGCTCTGACCTACACCGGCGGCACGCGGGTGGATGAAGGCACGCTGGCCGTCACCGGAAGTCTCGCGGCGGATGGCGATCTCGCGGTTGCGAACGGAGCGACCTTTGTGGCCGGGGCGGCCTTGTCCCTGCATGACGCGTCGTTCGAAAGCGGCGCGATCCTCGGATTCGACCTCGGTGCCGACGCACGTCTCAGCCTTTCCGGCGACCTGACACAGGACGGTGCCGGTCCGGCCACCTTCGTGATCGATTTTCAGAACACGGGAGTTTTCGATCAGACTTACACCCGTCTCCTTTCCGTTACCGGCGCCAATGCCTTCGAGGGAGCCATACTGTCCTACATCAATTTTGGAGAGTCGGGACTTTCCGGCGTGCTGAGTATCGGAGAGCTGACCGGAAGTTTCTCCATTGCGCCCATCCCCGAACCCTCGACCTGGGCGCTGATGTTCGGCATATTCGCGTTGTGCGTTGCCGGTCTTCGTCACCATCGGCGCTCCTGAGCCTGCGCAAACAAACACATTTCAGGATGCTCTTTCCACACGCATCGTTGCTGGGCCTCGCCCTTGCCGGACTGGCAACCGCCCCGGCGGTCACCCACGCCAGGGATTCGTTCCCCGCGGGCAACTGGCTGGCCGACGGCGGATTCGAGCTTCGTGCCGAACCACGCGAACTCGGCCTGCCCTCCGGCAGCGACCGGCGCGACTTCGGCGAAATGGCCGGATGGCGTTTCGATTCCGACCAGGCCCGGGAGGGGAAACGCTCGCTTGTGCTGAGTGGCCCCCGCCCCTTTACCTGGCGGATCGCACGCGATTTCCCCGGAGAATGCGACGCTGTGTTTTCCGTTTACGTACGCAGCGACAAGCCGGGTGTCGAGGTCGAGGCCGGCTTCGAGGTCTTCGCACTCGATGACCACTACAAAGTCGGCCCGCGAGCGACCGGACGCCGCACCCTCGCCCTTACTCCCGGGTGGCAACGCCTCGTCGTTCCCCTCCATGTCTCCAAAGAGACCGACCAGGGCCACATTCGCGTGCACCTGCTCAAGACATGGGTCCGGCCGCTCACGCCCGACAAAGGCGATGTCTGGATCGACGCCGCCCAACTCGAGGTGGACCGCGCCGGACCGGGCGCGTTCACCTCGATGATGCCCGCTTTCACAACCGTGCGTGAGGAACGCCAGGTGCTGCGCGACTGGCTTGGACCTTCACCCGAAAAAGACCCCGTTCCTCCCCCTCCCGTCATCCTTCCCTCCGGCAGCGTGCCCTTCACGATTTCCGAAACAGACGGCCTGGTCCGCCACAACGAGGTCGCCTCCGGTGGCATTCCCTTCGCTCCCGGACAGGTTTTCGACTCCTCCACGTTTCAGGTAACCGATTCCTCCGGCACGGTCATCCCGGCACAAACGGCCATCCTCGCGCAACGCCCCTCCGATGGCAGCGCGATCTCCGTGCTGGTGGAATTTCCCGCCTCCCTGGCTGCGTATGAAAGGAGAAACTACAGGTTCCATTATGGCCCCGCCTTCCGGTCGCACGTCGCCCCCTCGCTGGCCACGGAAGAGACCGGGGCGATCACCCTGAATCTGAACGGTCGCGTCTGGCGCATTTCCAGAGAAAACTTTCCCGGGTTCGAGCTGACCACCCTCGACGGACGCCGTTTTCTTTCCGATGCCCTGCCCCCGGAGATCGTCGAAATCGAAAGGAACGGCCCGTTTCATGCCATCATCCGCATGCGCGGACGCCTTCTCGAAGCCGGAGGGAAACGGGTTCTCGGCGTCGCCTGGGACGGCCGTTTTCACGCCTTCGCCGGGAGTGACATGCTCGAGGTGGAAATGAGCCACGAGCAGCAGGAACACGTCTCGCATCTCGCCGTTCGCTCCATCGGGCTGACGCTGCCCGTTTCTCC harbors:
- a CDS encoding autotransporter, whose product is MKILRLSSLGTLIVTAFLSAHQASADDHTWTADATGNPEWTWGDSTKWSPAEGGVPNAADANVTFTITGGSPVITLNGAYAVNNMTVTADGGRNISFNSINTAGTHSLGIGGELKKNNGSSSVSFMDYNTGRLLNLTVNTLGFTNTGGGNFYFGRNDGGRRLNSLSIANLNMGASDTAEASIRLNVTNDYSLGLVTFGGTNTKNVYLINNASNAAGYSRTATVNGLTQTAGSTAATLYGSRIASTGANVATLRIDTDAAADFTASTILVDGTGGTLAVLKTGEGKQTLSGALTYTGGTRVDEGTLAVTGSLAADGDLAVANGATFVAGAALSLHDASFESGAILGFDLGADARLSLSGDLTQDGAGPATFVIDFQNTGVFDQTYTRLLSVTGANAFEGAILSYINFGESGLSGVLSIGELTGSFSIAPIPEPSTWALMFGIFALCVAGLRHHRRS